The sequence below is a genomic window from Scophthalmus maximus strain ysfricsl-2021 chromosome 19, ASM2237912v1, whole genome shotgun sequence.
TGCTTTTCATGACTAACAATGATTTTGCTTGTAAGTAAATCCTTGACTTATTTCTGAGGTATATGTGCAGTATTACAAAGCAAGCAGCTTGGTGTAGTGGATTCTTCTGTTATTAAAATTAGAATTAACCATGGAGATATTTGCATCTGCTACTGGTATATAGTTTGTGTTGCAGAGCATTGAAACAGCCTTTTACAATGATCTGACCACTGTTTTTAGTTCTCAGAGATTATATAGTTTTCTCTGGCAATCCCTTTCCTTTAActgattcattatttttgcctttatgtcatcttctctctctcactcagagCCGATCAGAAGAGGGGGAACTCCACTGTTTAACAATTACAAGATGTGTGACTCCTGCATATCTTCTCCCTGCATTGTGCTGTATTCTACCACAGCATGTCTGAAAATGAGAAACCCTGCAGCATGATGTGTACGGCATTTGCAACAGGCTGGAAAAGAAGACGCTGTGGTAAATAAACCCTGCGGCAATTGCTTGTTCAGTGAGAAACGTCAGTTCTACGAAGTCAGTACTTCCCTCACTGGTGCTAAACATGATACGGAATTTACAGTGACTGAGATTGTCACTGTGCCGGAGGGAAGATGCTTTATCTTGTACTACTATATCTACACAGCAGTTGATTGTATTCCCCATTtggtagttgttgttttgtttttgttaacatGTAAGTGAGGATTCTCTGAAGCCATAGCAAGGCCATAACCAAATACATGCCAAAAGAAGTTGTATTACTGCCGGTCTGTTCACACATatacagttgtaaaaaaaaaaaaattgggatcTTACTGTACTGTAGCTGAGTCACTAGACTATAATGTTAAGGGATACTCTATTTAGACTCTAATTTAAGACAGTCAAGTTTTACAAATGTATGATCCAcatgtgataaaaaaagatattttattatatatcaCCAACTCATCCAACACCTTGAAACATATCTTTAAAAAACTATGAATCGGCTATTctattagcattagcagtatATCACTGTGAAAATACTAgagatgtcatcatcatcaaccaAAAAGCAGTTACCAGGAGCTGCAGTAATGTGTTGCATGCTTTCAGTTTCTCAGTTTCACATTACTCTGATCTGACTACTCACCTTGATGCGGAATTGTGTAGGATGTGAATTTAGTCATGGTTTAATCAGGTTATGCGCGTGTGCATGCATGAGTGCGTGCGAGAAAGTGAGGGGGAATTGTTATGGAGTGATGAGGGAAATTCTATGTTCACTGATTTAGACAGGTGCAGCATAAAGAGTGCCTACTGTGCAGGTTAAagtgtgtctttttatttgtggcTTGCAAgtggttgttttgttgtaaaatatgtcaaatgtttgtttcaatAAAGATGTAATTATCTTCatcagtcttttaaaaaattctaCCATACATCATAAGgaaaaacaattgttttcacATGAAAGCCTCAAGGGAAATTTTCTTTTGGGCTCTTGTTTTGATCGCTCTAATTGTCACTGAAAAAATGCCATGCTGCAATAGAACTGAATAATGTATTGGCACTAATTAAACTTGTTTATTATCTTATTGTATTTACCAcactatgaatatatatattttcttgctTGCCAGGGAAAATCTGCAATACACCTAATGTAACTGAGacagtgctttttttctcagatATTTCTCCAAGCAGTAGACAGCGATGggatctgtgtctgtgtcaaacTTGTTGGCAAAGAGGTGATGATGCTCAAGCATCCACTGTAGGTCTCCAACTCCGTACACACATATCGACCTGACGTGACTGCCTTGACACTTTGGGTACACCGCCTCCAGTGACTCCTGTGACCCCTCATGCCACTGCCACTTCACCAGCCTAGCGATTGCATTGATGTCTGACATGTCATATTTGCGGCTGGGCCGTGTTGAGCCAGGAACACCAGGAATTCGCTGAATGGTTGCCCAGAGAAATTCATCAGGACTGTACGTCTCTTTGGCCCATTCCATTAGTGCTAGTATTCGTTTGTCCTCCAACACACTGCGGATGAAGCCTCGGTTGACCACAAAGTAGGCACTTCCTGACAGAATTGGTAGGTTGAATGGAGGTGGCTCCTTTGCCTTTCCTGTCCCCTGAGCCAGTTGAAATAGTGATTCATATTAGGGTGATGATCAGTACAgtcaaaaattaaaatgtaactaAAATCTTCAAAATAAGTACCTGTATTTGTCCATCAACAATCTGGTGAACATTTGTCACCCTCCACATCTTTTCTGCAGGCAGTTTTTCCGACTCTAGGCTGTTCCCGCCATTGAGTGAACGCAGCATCCTTACAATCTCCAGGTTGGTTTTCAGAGGGAAATCTTGGCCACAAAGGTTGATGAAGTATTTCCATTTCGTGGTGGCTTTATATAGATCAGCCATACAGTTAAGGTCAGCCTGGACGCGTGGCCAGGCAGAATAGACCACGTCCACAGCCTGGCTGACAATGAAGGTGTTgggtaaacaggaagtgatagCTCTGATTGCAGATAAGACTGAGGCCTCCGCTGTTTTGTCCACATggacacaatatatattttgaggCGCATAGATTGCTCGCAGCAGTCGCTCAAAGTTCTGCACCTGGGTTtatgaaaagcaacaaaacatgGGTTAGGGCTAAccctttttatatatttcaacagAATTTCAAATGTGACAATTTACTTGAGTTAATTAATGACTCAAGTAAATTGTCTGTTcatagtttgttttatttcaaaatttaGGCTTTAGAATTTGCATACCTTGTGATGCACAACAATAGAGTAGGCCAGAGGGAAGTCAGCTTCTTCCTGGCTTAGTGGGAATGTTAAGTATTTTCTGCTTAACTTGAATTGCCTGCAAGTACACAATTCAGTGCATTCAAATAATGGCAAAGTATGATACCAAAATATGTAGTTTAAAGAAACACACCTGCAGTCTTGGGATGCATTAATGTAATATTCATCTGGAATGCGAACAGTCTTCCGGAATTCTTTAGTGATGGCCAGCAATTTAGCCTCTTCCagtgcctccctctctccctgcaggaTAGCTGAGCAGTTGCACACTTTCTCTGGGCTGTCATCTTCGTCTGTGTACTTCAACCAGCTGTACCTGAGAATGTAGGTGAGACTCCATTCTGCTTTTGGCCGAGTGAGTAGAGAAAGCATCCATAGTGATCCCAATACAAGGGTGAGCTTCAGGAACAGTAGAAGCCTGCCTCTTTTCAGTAGCTTCATTATATGAGAGGAGCAACTCAATCAAAACGTTTTTACAGTATGAGTTCTGTATTTAGTCCACCTGCACTTCCCCTTATAATATTTCTGTCATAGACTCACTCACTAACTTTTTTTATGTCTATGAAAGACTATGTGTCTAAAATGATTAAGGCCTGACTGAAACATAACAGTAACCTTGGCACATGAACTGTTGAGCTGTTCAGGCTAATTCAGGCTTACTTAAACCCAAAATTTAAGCTAAAATGCCTTTCTTGTCCTTTCTAGCtgattgtatgaatgtgtttttatagaTTAATATTTAACAATGTGTAGAACAGTTCCTTTTACTATGGATCCAGGCAGACCAGTCCCTCCACATTATTGCACCTggaacaagacaaaagaaacagaCGGTAATCTTCTCTCTTGACAACCAGTTTCTTAGTATAAAAACAAAGGTGACAGTGAAGCAAAGGTCATGCTCCAATGTAGATAATAGATGTTTCGTAGATAATGTTTAACTACACAATTTCCCAGGTAGGCGATTTTAAATTGACTTTCAATCAAAGTTCATGCCATTATTGAAAACATAAGctaaaacataatgaaaaaagaacgAGATTTCAAGCAAAACAAGAGGGAATTCATACCTTTAAtcttttctgaatttaaaatgtctttactcaaactgttttaaaacaaatgaatgtgtttttatagaTTAATATTTAACAATGTGTAGAACAGTTCCTTTTACTATGGATCCAGGCAGACCAGTCCCTCCACATTATTGCACCTggaacaagacaaaagaaacagaCGGTAATCTTCTCTCTTGACAACCAGTTTCTTAGTATAAAAACAAAGGTGACAGTGAAGCAAAGGTCATGCTCCAATGTAGATAATAGATGTTTCGTAGATAATGTTTAACTACACAATTTCCCAGGTAGGCGATTTTAAATTGACTTTCAATCAAAGTTCATGCCATTATTGAAAACATAAGctaaaacataatgaaaaaagaacgAGATTTCAAGCAAAACAAGAGGGAATTCATACCTTTAAtcttttctgaatttaaaatgtctt
It includes:
- the LOC118314023 gene encoding beta-1,3-galactosyl-O-glycosyl-glycoprotein beta-1,6-N-acetylglucosaminyltransferase — translated: MKLLKRGRLLLFLKLTLVLGSLWMLSLLTRPKAEWSLTYILRYSWLKYTDEDDSPEKVCNCSAILQGEREALEEAKLLAITKEFRKTVRIPDEYYINASQDCRQFKLSRKYLTFPLSQEEADFPLAYSIVVHHKVQNFERLLRAIYAPQNIYCVHVDKTAEASVLSAIRAITSCLPNTFIVSQAVDVVYSAWPRVQADLNCMADLYKATTKWKYFINLCGQDFPLKTNLEIVRMLRSLNGGNSLESEKLPAEKMWRVTNVHQIVDGQIQGTGKAKEPPPFNLPILSGSAYFVVNRGFIRSVLEDKRILALMEWAKETYSPDEFLWATIQRIPGVPGSTRPSRKYDMSDINAIARLVKWQWHEGSQESLEAVYPKCQGSHVRSICVYGVGDLQWMLEHHHLFANKFDTDTDPIAVYCLEKYLRKKALSQLH